In Leuconostoc kimchii IMSNU 11154, one genomic interval encodes:
- the ffh gene encoding signal recognition particle protein yields the protein MAFENLTQRLSKAMKNLTGRGRVSEEDLRATMREIRLALLEADVNYDTVKKFVANVREKASGADILEGLNPAQQIVKIVNDELTATMGEEAVPLNKSPKIPTIIMMAGLQGAGKTTTVAKLAYKLKKESQARPLLIAADVYRPAAIDQLEILGRDLDIPVFQLGTEVNPRDIVRQGLAQAAENKNDYVFIDTAGRLQIDDVLMQELKDVAEIAKPDEILLTVDAMTGQNAAETAKGFSASLDLTGVVLTKLDGDTRGGAALSIRDVTGKPIKFVGQGEKPTDLDVFYPDRMASRILGMGDVLTLIEKAQRDFDEEAQAKQLEKMRENTFDFNDFVAQLKQVQSMGPMEDLLKMIPGMANNPALANVNIDAKQFAHLEAIVSSMTPAERENPDLINPSRRRRLAAGAGRPIVEVNRMIKQFDQMRKMMNQATNGNFGGIDKMMGGAGMDMSSMMGGAGGGMPTGNFGQKVQNFALKQAARRLQKAKKKRGKK from the coding sequence ATGGCATTTGAAAACTTAACCCAACGTCTCTCTAAGGCAATGAAGAATTTGACTGGTCGTGGTCGTGTCAGTGAAGAAGATTTACGAGCAACAATGCGAGAAATCCGTTTAGCATTACTGGAAGCCGACGTTAATTATGATACAGTTAAAAAATTTGTTGCTAATGTACGAGAAAAGGCAAGCGGTGCAGATATTCTAGAGGGTTTAAACCCAGCACAACAAATTGTTAAGATCGTTAACGATGAATTAACCGCAACAATGGGTGAAGAAGCTGTTCCTCTTAATAAGTCACCAAAAATCCCAACAATTATTATGATGGCTGGTTTACAAGGTGCTGGTAAAACAACGACTGTTGCTAAATTAGCTTACAAACTCAAAAAAGAATCACAAGCGCGACCACTGTTAATTGCTGCCGATGTCTACCGTCCTGCAGCTATTGATCAGTTGGAAATTTTGGGTCGTGATTTAGATATACCGGTATTTCAGCTTGGTACGGAAGTTAATCCGCGCGACATTGTACGTCAAGGTTTGGCACAAGCAGCTGAGAATAAAAATGATTACGTGTTTATTGATACAGCTGGACGTTTACAAATCGATGACGTGTTAATGCAAGAGTTAAAGGATGTTGCAGAGATTGCGAAACCTGATGAAATTCTGTTAACAGTTGATGCCATGACCGGACAAAATGCCGCAGAAACAGCAAAAGGATTTTCTGCATCACTTGATTTAACAGGGGTTGTGTTGACCAAATTGGATGGTGATACGCGTGGTGGTGCTGCGCTTTCAATCCGTGATGTCACTGGAAAGCCAATTAAATTCGTTGGTCAAGGTGAGAAACCTACAGATCTGGACGTTTTTTATCCAGATCGTATGGCGTCACGTATTTTGGGTATGGGAGACGTCTTAACCTTAATTGAAAAAGCGCAACGTGATTTTGACGAGGAAGCACAAGCGAAGCAGCTTGAAAAAATGCGTGAAAACACATTTGATTTCAATGACTTTGTTGCCCAACTCAAGCAGGTTCAGAGCATGGGGCCTATGGAAGATTTGTTAAAAATGATTCCAGGGATGGCGAATAATCCTGCTTTAGCAAATGTTAACATCGATGCCAAGCAATTCGCTCATTTAGAAGCGATTGTTAGTTCTATGACGCCTGCAGAACGTGAAAATCCAGATTTGATTAACCCCTCACGTCGACGTCGTTTAGCAGCTGGTGCTGGACGCCCAATTGTTGAAGTTAATCGCATGATTAAGCAATTTGATCAAATGCGTAAAATGATGAATCAAGCAACTAATGGTAATTTTGGTGGCATTGATAAGATGATGGGTGGCGCTGGTATGGATATGTCATCTATGATGGGTGGTGCTGGAGGCGGTATGCCAACTGGTAATTTTGGTCAAAAAGTCCAAAATTTTGCGCTTAAGCAAGCTGCACGACGTTTACAAAAAGCTAAGAAAAAACGTGGGAAAAAGTAA
- a CDS encoding Cof-type HAD-IIB family hydrolase produces MSIKLIASDLDATFLKKDKSFNEPLFQEVLDKLHAQGGQFIVATGNHVQKVREYFKNFEGQYQLIANNGAEVVLDGELKHVWSVPSEVPAVVDQLVDKYADHVELGLSFVAADKAFMIVKNFNAAHLDFAKTYFQNLTLIDSVSEINEPILKVSLVVPQVEYDFMRDVKTLLGNKVHVTTSGYGAVDIVNPNVNKANALTYIAETLDVEPNDIMAFGDGLNDMEMLEYVGHPVAMTNSDEALFQHDFARSVADNDNDGVLRTILETI; encoded by the coding sequence ATGTCAATTAAACTGATTGCTTCGGATTTGGATGCGACTTTTCTAAAAAAAGATAAGTCCTTCAATGAACCATTATTTCAAGAAGTCCTAGATAAGTTACACGCACAAGGTGGTCAATTTATTGTGGCTACTGGTAATCATGTTCAAAAAGTACGTGAATACTTTAAAAATTTTGAAGGTCAGTATCAATTGATCGCTAACAACGGTGCTGAGGTTGTTTTAGATGGTGAATTAAAACATGTTTGGTCGGTACCATCAGAGGTACCAGCTGTGGTGGATCAATTGGTTGATAAGTACGCTGATCATGTCGAACTTGGCTTGTCTTTTGTTGCAGCTGATAAAGCATTCATGATTGTTAAAAACTTTAATGCAGCACATCTTGACTTTGCAAAAACATATTTTCAAAATTTAACTTTGATTGATTCGGTTTCTGAAATTAATGAACCTATTTTAAAAGTATCATTGGTAGTACCTCAGGTCGAGTATGATTTCATGCGTGATGTGAAAACGTTGTTAGGCAACAAAGTTCATGTGACGACGTCAGGCTATGGGGCAGTGGATATTGTTAATCCCAATGTTAATAAAGCAAATGCCCTTACTTATATAGCAGAAACCTTAGATGTTGAACCAAATGATATTATGGCTTTTGGCGATGGTCTAAATGACATGGAAATGCTTGAATATGTTGGACATCCCGTTGCTATGACAAATTCTGATGAGGCTTTATTTCAACACGATTTTGCACGTAGTGTTGCTGATAATGATAATGATGGTGTTTTACGTACAATTCTTGAAACAATCTAA
- a CDS encoding 6-phospho-beta-glucosidase, which translates to MTQSLPKDFLWGGAVAAHQLEGGWQEGGKGISVADVMTAGGPNKARGITDGVVPGEYYPNHEAIDFYHHYKEDISLFKEMGFKCFRTSIAWTRIYPTGEETEPNESGLKFYDDLFDELIKHDIEPIVTLSHFELPYHLVTKYGGFRNRKLIDLFVKFATTCLQRYQGKVTYWMTFNEINNQANYDNDFSVFTNSGLHFEPGENREEGMYQAAHNELVASARVVKIGHNINPDLKMGCMIAMGPVYPATMAPDDVLAAQKAMEKNYFFADVHVNGFYPSFLTKYWARQGFEIDVTAQDEQDLHNGTVDYIGFSYYMSHAIQKNEGRSFDELTMQNSLVRNTYLEASDWGWQIDPKGLRYALNWFTDKYHLPLFIVENGFGAYDKVEPDGSIHDDYRIDYLREHIRQMKLAVTEDGVDLIGYTPWGCIDLVSAGTGEMDKRYGFIYVDKNNKNEGSLARSKKDSFEWFKTVIATNGEQLN; encoded by the coding sequence ATGACGCAAAGTTTACCAAAAGATTTCCTTTGGGGGGGAGCAGTAGCTGCACACCAACTTGAAGGTGGCTGGCAAGAAGGTGGTAAGGGTATCAGTGTTGCAGACGTAATGACTGCTGGTGGGCCGAATAAAGCACGTGGTATTACAGATGGCGTAGTACCGGGCGAGTATTATCCTAATCATGAAGCGATTGATTTTTATCATCATTACAAAGAAGACATTAGCTTATTTAAGGAAATGGGTTTTAAATGTTTTCGAACATCAATTGCGTGGACTCGAATATATCCAACAGGAGAGGAGACGGAACCAAACGAGTCAGGTTTGAAGTTTTATGATGATTTGTTTGATGAATTGATCAAACATGATATTGAGCCCATTGTGACGCTTTCTCACTTTGAACTACCTTATCATCTAGTAACGAAATATGGTGGATTCCGCAATCGTAAGTTGATTGATTTGTTTGTGAAATTTGCGACAACATGCTTACAACGTTATCAAGGTAAAGTAACGTATTGGATGACGTTTAACGAAATTAATAATCAAGCAAATTATGACAATGATTTCTCTGTGTTCACTAATTCTGGATTACATTTTGAGCCAGGTGAAAATCGTGAAGAAGGGATGTATCAAGCAGCTCATAATGAACTAGTGGCCAGCGCACGCGTAGTTAAAATTGGGCACAATATTAATCCAGATTTGAAAATGGGATGTATGATCGCTATGGGGCCAGTTTATCCAGCAACAATGGCCCCAGACGATGTACTAGCAGCTCAAAAAGCAATGGAAAAAAATTATTTCTTTGCGGATGTCCACGTTAATGGCTTTTACCCATCATTTTTAACAAAGTATTGGGCACGTCAAGGATTTGAAATTGATGTGACAGCACAAGACGAGCAAGATTTGCATAATGGTACAGTGGATTATATTGGTTTTAGTTATTATATGTCACATGCAATTCAGAAAAATGAAGGACGCTCATTTGATGAGTTAACGATGCAAAATAGTCTCGTTCGGAATACTTATTTAGAAGCAAGTGATTGGGGATGGCAGATTGACCCTAAGGGGTTGCGTTATGCGTTAAATTGGTTTACCGATAAATATCATCTCCCTTTGTTTATTGTTGAGAACGGCTTTGGTGCCTATGACAAGGTTGAACCTGACGGATCGATACATGATGATTATCGGATTGACTATTTGAGAGAGCATATACGTCAAATGAAATTAGCAGTCACAGAAGATGGTGTTGATTTGATAGGTTATACACCATGGGGCTGCATTGACTTGGTGTCGGCGGGCACTGGTGAAATGGATAAGCGTTACGGTTTCATATATGTGGACAAAAATAACAAAAATGAGGGTTCTTTAGCTAGATCTAAAAAAGATTCATTTGAGTGGTTCAAGACAGTTATTGCGACAAACGGTGAGCAGTTAAATTAG
- a CDS encoding PTS cellobiose transporter subunit IIB has translation MKKALIICAAGMSSSMMAKKTTDYFKAQNKAIALDAITATEGEDAIRDGQFDLYLISPQTTMYLDNFKKIGEEVGKPVVSIPFDAYIPIPMGIEKMAKLVETNV, from the coding sequence ATGAAAAAAGCATTGATTATTTGTGCAGCAGGTATGTCATCATCTATGATGGCTAAAAAAACAACGGATTATTTCAAAGCACAAAACAAAGCTATTGCCTTAGATGCAATTACAGCCACTGAAGGGGAAGACGCTATCCGTGATGGGCAATTTGATTTGTATTTAATTAGCCCACAAACTACGATGTATCTTGATAATTTTAAAAAAATTGGTGAGGAAGTTGGTAAGCCAGTTGTGTCGATTCCGTTTGATGCCTATATTCCAATCCCCATGGGTATTGAAAAAATGGCTAAATTAGTTGAAACAAATGTTTAA